The Pseudophryne corroboree isolate aPseCor3 chromosome 2, aPseCor3.hap2, whole genome shotgun sequence genome has a segment encoding these proteins:
- the LOC135050484 gene encoding P2Y purinoceptor 2-like, with protein sequence MDDTEDVNLSYRCIFEEDFKYILLPVSYGLVFVFGFILNVLALYIFIFQIRPWKVVNIFMFNLALSDLLYVLSLPLLAYYYSRANDWPFTEPLCKLVRFLFYTSLYCSILFLLCISIYRFLAVCYPIRFLSWGQIRYARIASVCIWVTIVIMQSPTLYFVSTSRSDNSTVCHDTSNIELFDQFVIYSTVNLSLLFCVPFTIILVCNCYMIYVLIRPTESTSQTSKSKKKSIKIIITVLLVFITCFLPFHVTRTLYYYYRIVDTAPCPTLDAVNAAYKSTRPLASVNSCIDPVLYFLVWRFRLHRNQ encoded by the coding sequence ATGGATGATACGGAGGATGTGAATTTGTCCTACAGATGTATATTTGAAGAAGATTTCAAGTATATTCTCCTGCCTGTGTCCTATGGACTCGTATTCGTCTTTGGCTTCATCCTTAACGTCCTGGCCCTCTACATCTTCATATTCCAGATCCGGCCATGGAAGGTAGTCAACATCTTCATGTTCAACCTGGCACTGTCAGACTTGCTGTACGTCCTGTCCCTGCCGCTGCTGGCCTACTATTACTCCAGAGCTAACGACTGGCCCTTCACCGAACCCTTGTGCAAGCTGGTCCGTTTCCTCTTCTACACCAGTCTATACTGCAGCATCCTCTTCTTACTGTGCATCAGCATCTATCGCTTCCTGGCCGTTTGCTACCCCATCAGGTTTCTAAGCTGGGGCCAGATCCGCTACGCCAGGATAGCTTCTGTCTGTATCTGGGTAACCATCGTCATCATGCAGTCTCCCACGTTGTACTTTGTATCCACCAGTCGTAGTGACAACAGCACCGTCTGCCACGACACCTCCAACATCGAGTTGTTTGACCAGTTTGTCATCTACAGCACGGTGAACCTATCTTTGCTCTTTTGCGTTCCCTTCACCATCATCCTCGTTTGCAATTGCTACATGATATATGTGCTTATAAGGCCAACGGAATCCACCTCCCAGACATCGAAGTCCAAGAAGAAGTCTATCAAGATCATCATCACGGTCCTGCTGGTCTTCATCACCTGCTTCTTGCCATTTCATGTCACCCGAACTCTGTACTACTACTACCGCATAGTGGATACTGCACCCTGCCCCACTTTAGATGCGGTCAATGCAGCCTACAAGTCAACACGACCCCTGGCCAGTGTCAACAGCTGTATAGACCCAGTATTGTACTTTTTGGTGTGGAGGTTCAGGTTACACAGAAACCAGTGA